A genomic stretch from Dyella sp. M7H15-1 includes:
- the malQ gene encoding 4-alpha-glucanotransferase encodes MTSLTLEAHALATGIEVDWIDAYGRSRQLADITLERLLDAMHGSWPDAAASLNAPHRRQPYPATLSTMLTADIGGTTCVPITPRHATPAILRDETGTEHALRMDAQGHFQVPRRHGYYELHYGATRLQLAVAPPRCFGVADRLASHRSRGWGLGAQVYSLRHDDDGGLGDSRAVAQLARYVGEAGGDALALSPMHAVKRTAAIYSPYTPSHRQFLDWIYADPAQILGENAFQAALERVGISEQWARAEGARLVDWPVVYALRRMLWQQLHIQFKQEPDPLHGELEGFAARGGESLRAHARMVAREVLHAAQTSDPATYSASAIPEALRAEWEFEIFAQWLAERCWQKTQHAALDAGQRIGLIWDLAVGCDPTGSEACAYQNALLKGVELGAPPDAFNAEGQCWGITTYSPWGLKASGFQPFIELLRANMCRGGGLRIDHVSSLCRLWVVPQGQLAEQGGYLKYPFEDMLRLLALESWRHRCVVIGEDLGTLPANLREALAARGVLGTDVLLFMRNDEGEFLPPSQWRRQAIATTTTHDLPPLLGWRAALDIEQRTNMQGWSDRMRLKQRKERRASVDKLDHALSQWRQGRGVDSLQMANQACVDYVLDTPAQLALIPMEDVLDRTEQPNLPGTVHGYPNWQHRLPPASHDALQAILQRMGQRRQRATAP; translated from the coding sequence ATGACGAGCCTGACACTTGAAGCGCACGCATTGGCTACCGGCATCGAAGTTGACTGGATCGACGCCTACGGCCGATCGCGACAACTTGCGGACATCACCCTGGAAAGGTTGCTCGACGCCATGCATGGGTCTTGGCCTGATGCAGCCGCATCGCTGAACGCGCCGCATCGACGACAACCATACCCAGCCACCCTATCGACCATGCTGACCGCCGATATCGGCGGCACGACCTGTGTTCCGATCACTCCCAGGCATGCCACGCCAGCCATCCTGCGTGATGAAACCGGTACCGAGCACGCCTTGCGCATGGATGCGCAGGGCCATTTCCAGGTACCTCGCCGGCATGGTTATTACGAACTTCATTACGGCGCTACTCGCTTGCAATTGGCGGTAGCGCCGCCGCGATGCTTTGGTGTCGCCGACCGCCTCGCTTCACATCGATCTCGCGGTTGGGGGCTTGGTGCGCAGGTGTATTCATTGCGCCACGATGACGACGGCGGGCTTGGTGACAGTCGCGCGGTGGCGCAACTGGCGCGCTACGTGGGTGAGGCTGGCGGCGATGCCCTGGCGCTGAGTCCCATGCACGCGGTGAAACGGACGGCTGCGATATATAGCCCTTACACACCATCGCACCGCCAGTTCCTCGACTGGATTTACGCCGACCCGGCACAAATCCTGGGCGAAAATGCTTTTCAGGCTGCACTAGAACGTGTCGGCATATCCGAACAGTGGGCACGCGCAGAGGGCGCGCGCCTGGTCGATTGGCCGGTGGTCTATGCACTGCGGCGCATGCTCTGGCAGCAGTTGCACATCCAGTTCAAGCAAGAGCCCGACCCCTTGCATGGCGAGCTTGAGGGATTCGCTGCCCGTGGCGGCGAATCCTTGCGCGCGCATGCACGAATGGTTGCGCGCGAAGTCTTGCACGCAGCACAGACAAGCGATCCTGCGACATACTCGGCCAGTGCCATCCCCGAAGCGTTACGCGCAGAATGGGAGTTCGAAATCTTTGCGCAATGGCTGGCCGAGCGATGCTGGCAGAAGACACAGCATGCAGCCTTGGATGCTGGACAGCGCATCGGCCTGATCTGGGATCTTGCCGTGGGTTGCGATCCGACGGGCAGCGAAGCCTGCGCGTACCAGAATGCGCTGCTGAAAGGCGTGGAGCTGGGCGCGCCACCCGATGCGTTCAATGCCGAGGGCCAGTGTTGGGGCATCACCACGTATTCGCCCTGGGGGCTGAAAGCATCAGGCTTCCAACCGTTCATCGAACTGTTGCGCGCCAACATGTGTCGTGGCGGCGGCTTGCGCATCGATCACGTGAGCAGCCTCTGCCGCCTTTGGGTGGTACCGCAAGGCCAGCTTGCCGAGCAAGGCGGTTATCTGAAATATCCTTTTGAAGACATGTTGCGCTTGCTCGCATTGGAATCGTGGCGCCACCGATGTGTCGTGATTGGCGAAGACTTGGGCACGCTTCCCGCAAACTTGCGCGAAGCATTGGCTGCCCGTGGCGTACTCGGCACCGACGTGCTGTTGTTCATGCGCAATGACGAAGGCGAATTCTTGCCGCCCTCGCAATGGCGGCGACAAGCCATCGCGACCACCACCACGCACGATCTTCCACCTTTGCTCGGCTGGCGGGCCGCGCTGGATATCGAGCAACGCACCAACATGCAAGGCTGGTCCGACCGCATGCGCCTGAAGCAGCGGAAAGAACGCCGAGCCAGTGTGGACAAGCTCGACCACGCGCTTTCGCAATGGCGGCAAGGCCGTGGGGTGGATTCATTGCAGATGGCCAATCAGGCATGCGTGGATTATGTGCTCGACACCCCCGCCCAGCTTGCCCTTATTCCCATGGAAGACGTGCTGGACAGAACCGAACAACCTAATCTGCCCGGCACCGTGCACGGCTATCCGAACTGGCAACACCGTCTGCCGCCAGCGAGCCATGACGCTTTGCAAGCGATCCTGCAGCGGATGGGTCAGCGGCGACAACGAGCAACAGCGCCATGA